The Pan paniscus chromosome 1, NHGRI_mPanPan1-v2.0_pri, whole genome shotgun sequence genome has a segment encoding these proteins:
- the DEDD gene encoding death effector domain-containing protein isoform X2, with protein sequence MAGLKRRASQVWPEEHGEQEHGLYSLHRMFDIVGTHLTHRDVRVLSFLFVDVIDDHERGLIRNGRDFLLALERQGRCDESNFRQVLQLLRIITRHDLLPYVTLKRRRAVCPDLVDKYLEETSIRYVTPRALSDPEPRPPQPSKTVPPHYPVVCCPTSGPQMCSKRPARGRATLGSQRKRRKSVTPDPKEKQTCDIRLRVRAEYCQHETALQGNVFSNKQDPLERQFERFNQANTILKSRDLGSIICDIKFSELTYLDAFWRDYINGSLLEALKGVFITDSLKQAVGHEAIKLLVNVDEEDYELGRQKLLRNLMLQALP encoded by the exons ATGGCGGGCCTAAAGCGGCGGGCAAGCCAGGTGTGGCCAGAAGAGCATGGTGAGCAGGAACATGGGCTATACAGCCTGCACCGCATGTTTGACATCGTGGGCACTCATCTGACACACAGAGATGTGCGCgtgctttctttcctctttgttgATGTCATTGATGACCACGAGCGTGGACTCATCCGAAATGGACGTGACTTCTTATTGGCACTGGAGCGCCAGGGCCGCTGTGATGAAAGTAACTTTCGCCAGGTGCTGCAGCTGCTGCGCATCATCACTCGCCACGACCTGCTGCCCTACGTCACCCTCAAGAGGAGACGGGCTG TGTGCCCTGATCTTGTAGACAAGTATCTGGAGGAGACATCAATTCGCTATGTGACCCCCAGAGCCCTCAGTGATCCAGaaccaaggcctccccagccctctaAAACAG TGCCTCCCCACTATCCTGTGGTGTGTTGCCCCACTTCGGGTCCTCAGATGTGTAGCAAGCGGCCAGCCCGAGGGAGAGCCACACTTGGGAGCCAGCGAAAACGCCGGAAGTCAGTGACACCAGATCCCAAGGAAAAGCAGACATGTG ACATCAGACTGCGGGTTCGGGCTGAATACTGCCAGCATGAGACTGCTCTGCAGGGCAATGTCTTCTCTAACAAGCAGGACCCACTTGAGCGCCAGTTTGAGCGCTTTAACCAGGCCAACACCATCCTCAAGTCCCGGGACCTGGGCTCCATCATCTGTGACATCAAGTTCTCTGAGCTCACCTACCTCGATGCATTCTGGCGCGACTACATCAATGGCTCTTTATTAGAGGCACTTAAAGGTGTCTTCATCACAGACTCCCTCAAGCAAGCTGTGGGCCATGAAGCCATCAAGCTGCTGGTAAATGTAGACGAGGAGGACTATGAGCTGGGCCGACAGAAACTCCTGAGGAACTTGATGCTGCAAGCATTGCCCTGA
- the DEDD gene encoding death effector domain-containing protein isoform X1, whose translation MAGLKRRASQVWPEEHGEQEHGLYSLHRMFDIVGTHLTHRDVRVLSFLFVDVIDDHERGLIRNGRDFLLALERQGRCDESNFRQVLQLLRIITRHDLLPYVTLKRRRAVCPDLVDKYLEETSIRYVTPRALSDPEPRPPQPSKTVPPHYPVVCCPTSGPQMCSKRPARGRATLGSQRKRRKSVTPDPKEKQTCGEEVQGFQRWSRLEGEYKELLGHWAVYAIQYIRLRVRAEYCQHETALQGNVFSNKQDPLERQFERFNQANTILKSRDLGSIICDIKFSELTYLDAFWRDYINGSLLEALKGVFITDSLKQAVGHEAIKLLVNVDEEDYELGRQKLLRNLMLQALP comes from the exons ATGGCGGGCCTAAAGCGGCGGGCAAGCCAGGTGTGGCCAGAAGAGCATGGTGAGCAGGAACATGGGCTATACAGCCTGCACCGCATGTTTGACATCGTGGGCACTCATCTGACACACAGAGATGTGCGCgtgctttctttcctctttgttgATGTCATTGATGACCACGAGCGTGGACTCATCCGAAATGGACGTGACTTCTTATTGGCACTGGAGCGCCAGGGCCGCTGTGATGAAAGTAACTTTCGCCAGGTGCTGCAGCTGCTGCGCATCATCACTCGCCACGACCTGCTGCCCTACGTCACCCTCAAGAGGAGACGGGCTG TGTGCCCTGATCTTGTAGACAAGTATCTGGAGGAGACATCAATTCGCTATGTGACCCCCAGAGCCCTCAGTGATCCAGaaccaaggcctccccagccctctaAAACAG TGCCTCCCCACTATCCTGTGGTGTGTTGCCCCACTTCGGGTCCTCAGATGTGTAGCAAGCGGCCAGCCCGAGGGAGAGCCACACTTGGGAGCCAGCGAAAACGCCGGAAGTCAGTGACACCAGATCCCAAGGAAAAGCAGACATGTGGTGAGGAAGTTCAAGGGTTCCAGAGATGGAGCAGACTTGAAGGAGAATATAAAGAACTGCTGGGACACTGGGCAGTTTATGCTATTCAGT ACATCAGACTGCGGGTTCGGGCTGAATACTGCCAGCATGAGACTGCTCTGCAGGGCAATGTCTTCTCTAACAAGCAGGACCCACTTGAGCGCCAGTTTGAGCGCTTTAACCAGGCCAACACCATCCTCAAGTCCCGGGACCTGGGCTCCATCATCTGTGACATCAAGTTCTCTGAGCTCACCTACCTCGATGCATTCTGGCGCGACTACATCAATGGCTCTTTATTAGAGGCACTTAAAGGTGTCTTCATCACAGACTCCCTCAAGCAAGCTGTGGGCCATGAAGCCATCAAGCTGCTGGTAAATGTAGACGAGGAGGACTATGAGCTGGGCCGACAGAAACTCCTGAGGAACTTGATGCTGCAAGCATTGCCCTGA
- the NIT1 gene encoding deaminated glutathione amidase isoform X2 — translation MLGFITRPPHRFLSLLCPGLRIPQLSVLCAQPRPRAMAISSSSCELPLVAVCQVTSTPDKQQNFKTCAELVREAARLGACLAFLPEAFDFIARDPAETLHLSEPLGGKLLEEYTQLARECGLWLSLGGFHERGQDWEQTQKIYNCHVLLNSNGAVVATYRKTHLCDVEIPGQGPMCESNSTMPGPSLESPVSTPAGKIGLAVCYDMRFPELSLALAQAGAEILTYPSAFGSVTGPAHWEVLLRARAIETQCYVVAAAQCGRHHEKRASYGHSMVVDPWGTVVARCSEGPGLCLARIDLNYLRQLRQHLPVFQHRRPDLYGNLGHPLS, via the exons AT GCTGGGCTTCATCACCAGGCCTCCTCACAGATTCCTGTCCCTTCTGTGTCCTGGACTCCGGATACCTCAACTCTCAGTACTTTGTGCTCAGCCCAG GCCCAGAGCCATGGctatctcctcttcctcctgcgaACTGCCCCTGGTGGCTGTGTGCCAGGTAACATCGACGCCAGACAAGCAACAGAACTTTAAAACATGTGCTGAGCTGGTTCGAGAGGCTGCCAGACTGGGTGCCTGCCTGGCTTTCCTGCCTGAGGCATTTGACTTCATTGCACGGGACCCTGCAGAGACGCTACACCTGTCTGAACCACTGGGTGGGAAACTTTTGGAAGAATACACCCAGCTTGCCAG GGAATGTGGACTCTGGCTGTCCTTGGGTGGTTTCCATGAGCGTGGCCAAGACTGGGAGCAGACTCAGAAAATCTACAATTGTCACGTGCTGCTGAACAGCAACG GGGCAGTAGTGGCCACTTACAGGAAGACACATCTGTGTGACGTAGAGATTCCAGGGCAGGGGCCTATGTGTGAAAGCAACTCTACCATGCCTGGGCCCAGTCTTGAGTCACCTGTCAGCACACCAGCAGGCAAG ATTGGTCTAGCTGTCTGCTATGACATGCGGTTCCCTGAACTCTCTCTGGCATTGGCTCAAGCTGGAGCAGAGATACTTACCTATCCTTCAGCTTTTGGATCCGTTACAGGCCCAGCCCACTGGGAG GTGTTGCTGCGGGCCCGTGCTATCGAAACCCAGTGCTATGTAGTGGCAGCGGCACAGTGTGGACGCCACCATGAGAAGAGAGCAAGTTATGGCCACAGCATGGTGGTAGACCCCTGGGGAACAGTGGTGGCCCGCTGCTCTGAGGGGCCAGGCCTCTGCCTTGCCCGAATAGACCTCAACTATCTGCGACAGTTGCGCCAACACCTGCCTGTGTTCCAGCACCGCAGGCCTGACCTCTATGGCAATCTGGGTCACCCACTGTCTTAA
- the NIT1 gene encoding deaminated glutathione amidase isoform X3, which yields MAISSSSCELPLVAVCQVTSTPDKQQNFKTCAELVREAARLGACLAFLPEAFDFIARDPAETLHLSEPLGGKLLEEYTQLARECGLWLSLGGFHERGQDWEQTQKIYNCHVLLNSNGAVVATYRKTHLCDVEIPGQGPMCESNSTMPGPSLESPVSTPAGKIGLAVCYDMRFPELSLALAQAGAEILTYPSAFGSVTGPAHWEVLLRARAIETQCYVVAAAQCGRHHEKRASYGHSMVVDPWGTVVARCSEGPGLCLARIDLNYLRQLRQHLPVFQHRRPDLYGNLGHPLS from the exons ATGGctatctcctcttcctcctgcgaACTGCCCCTGGTGGCTGTGTGCCAGGTAACATCGACGCCAGACAAGCAACAGAACTTTAAAACATGTGCTGAGCTGGTTCGAGAGGCTGCCAGACTGGGTGCCTGCCTGGCTTTCCTGCCTGAGGCATTTGACTTCATTGCACGGGACCCTGCAGAGACGCTACACCTGTCTGAACCACTGGGTGGGAAACTTTTGGAAGAATACACCCAGCTTGCCAG GGAATGTGGACTCTGGCTGTCCTTGGGTGGTTTCCATGAGCGTGGCCAAGACTGGGAGCAGACTCAGAAAATCTACAATTGTCACGTGCTGCTGAACAGCAACG GGGCAGTAGTGGCCACTTACAGGAAGACACATCTGTGTGACGTAGAGATTCCAGGGCAGGGGCCTATGTGTGAAAGCAACTCTACCATGCCTGGGCCCAGTCTTGAGTCACCTGTCAGCACACCAGCAGGCAAG ATTGGTCTAGCTGTCTGCTATGACATGCGGTTCCCTGAACTCTCTCTGGCATTGGCTCAAGCTGGAGCAGAGATACTTACCTATCCTTCAGCTTTTGGATCCGTTACAGGCCCAGCCCACTGGGAG GTGTTGCTGCGGGCCCGTGCTATCGAAACCCAGTGCTATGTAGTGGCAGCGGCACAGTGTGGACGCCACCATGAGAAGAGAGCAAGTTATGGCCACAGCATGGTGGTAGACCCCTGGGGAACAGTGGTGGCCCGCTGCTCTGAGGGGCCAGGCCTCTGCCTTGCCCGAATAGACCTCAACTATCTGCGACAGTTGCGCCAACACCTGCCTGTGTTCCAGCACCGCAGGCCTGACCTCTATGGCAATCTGGGTCACCCACTGTCTTAA
- the NIT1 gene encoding deaminated glutathione amidase isoform X1 has product MTFGLRKRLSEERGFSLMLGFITRPPHRFLSLLCPGLRIPQLSVLCAQPRPRAMAISSSSCELPLVAVCQVTSTPDKQQNFKTCAELVREAARLGACLAFLPEAFDFIARDPAETLHLSEPLGGKLLEEYTQLARECGLWLSLGGFHERGQDWEQTQKIYNCHVLLNSNGAVVATYRKTHLCDVEIPGQGPMCESNSTMPGPSLESPVSTPAGKIGLAVCYDMRFPELSLALAQAGAEILTYPSAFGSVTGPAHWEVLLRARAIETQCYVVAAAQCGRHHEKRASYGHSMVVDPWGTVVARCSEGPGLCLARIDLNYLRQLRQHLPVFQHRRPDLYGNLGHPLS; this is encoded by the exons ATGACTTTTGGACTGCGGAAACGTTTGTCAGAGGAAAGAGGCTTCAGTTTAAT GCTGGGCTTCATCACCAGGCCTCCTCACAGATTCCTGTCCCTTCTGTGTCCTGGACTCCGGATACCTCAACTCTCAGTACTTTGTGCTCAGCCCAG GCCCAGAGCCATGGctatctcctcttcctcctgcgaACTGCCCCTGGTGGCTGTGTGCCAGGTAACATCGACGCCAGACAAGCAACAGAACTTTAAAACATGTGCTGAGCTGGTTCGAGAGGCTGCCAGACTGGGTGCCTGCCTGGCTTTCCTGCCTGAGGCATTTGACTTCATTGCACGGGACCCTGCAGAGACGCTACACCTGTCTGAACCACTGGGTGGGAAACTTTTGGAAGAATACACCCAGCTTGCCAG GGAATGTGGACTCTGGCTGTCCTTGGGTGGTTTCCATGAGCGTGGCCAAGACTGGGAGCAGACTCAGAAAATCTACAATTGTCACGTGCTGCTGAACAGCAACG GGGCAGTAGTGGCCACTTACAGGAAGACACATCTGTGTGACGTAGAGATTCCAGGGCAGGGGCCTATGTGTGAAAGCAACTCTACCATGCCTGGGCCCAGTCTTGAGTCACCTGTCAGCACACCAGCAGGCAAG ATTGGTCTAGCTGTCTGCTATGACATGCGGTTCCCTGAACTCTCTCTGGCATTGGCTCAAGCTGGAGCAGAGATACTTACCTATCCTTCAGCTTTTGGATCCGTTACAGGCCCAGCCCACTGGGAG GTGTTGCTGCGGGCCCGTGCTATCGAAACCCAGTGCTATGTAGTGGCAGCGGCACAGTGTGGACGCCACCATGAGAAGAGAGCAAGTTATGGCCACAGCATGGTGGTAGACCCCTGGGGAACAGTGGTGGCCCGCTGCTCTGAGGGGCCAGGCCTCTGCCTTGCCCGAATAGACCTCAACTATCTGCGACAGTTGCGCCAACACCTGCCTGTGTTCCAGCACCGCAGGCCTGACCTCTATGGCAATCTGGGTCACCCACTGTCTTAA
- the PFDN2 gene encoding prefoldin subunit 2, with amino-acid sequence MAENSGRAGKSSGSGAGKGAVSAEQVIAGFNRLRQEQRGLASKAAELEMELNEHSLVIDTLKEVDETRKCYRMVGGVLVERTVKEVLPALENNKEQIQKIIETLTQQLQAKGKELNEFREKHNIRLMGEDEKPAAKENSEGAGAKASSAGVLVS; translated from the exons ATGGCGGAGAACAGCGGTCGCGCCGGCAAGAGCAGCGGGAGCGGCGCGGGGAAGGGGGCGGTGTCCGCAGAGCAG GTGATTGCTGGCTTCAACCGCCTTCGGCAGGAACAGCGAGGCCTGGCATCCAAAGCAGCTGAGTTGGAGATGGAGTTGAATGAGCACAG CCTAGTGATCGATACACTGAAGGAGGTAGATGAAACTCGTAAGTGCTACCGCATGGTTGGAGGAGTGCTGGTGGAGCGAACTGTCAAAGAAGTGCTGCCCGCTTTGGAGAACAACAAGGAGCAG ATACAGAAGATCATTGAGACACTGACACAGCAGCTTCAGGCAAAGGGAAAAGAACTAAATGAATTCCGGGAAAAGCACAACATTCGTCTCATGGGAGAAGATGAGAAGCCAGCAGCCAAGGAAAACTCAGAAGGGGCTGGGGCTAAGGCCAGCTCAGCTGGAGTGTTGGTCTCCTAG
- the KLHDC9 gene encoding kelch domain-containing protein 9 isoform X1 has protein sequence MAVAVPPGRAAGSGWAWRPVARDALLARAFHSCTELRGRFYLVGGLLAGGAREPSSDTVVFDPARGQAVRLGARGSPPRSHHDAAPVDGRWLCVVGGWDGSRRLATVTALDTERGVWEAWTGTPGDCPPAGLSSHTCTRISDRELQVAGREGGIHTQRRYGSIYTLRLDPSARTYCYKQEGCHTASRSGHCAALLQTPGPHPGHQLLLFGGCNLAEPEVAGHWSHGKIKEEPPVAPHLMEQLARLVSSGQGSQKGPHGLRHHSCSVVGPFAVLFGGETLTRARDTICNDLYIYDTRTSPPLWFHFPCADRGMKRVGHRTCLWNDQLYLVGGFGEDGRTASPQVCILDFI, from the exons ATGGCGGTGGCCGTGCCCCCGGGTCGGGCCGCAGGCtcaggctgggcctggaggcCAGTGGCGCGGGACGCGCTTTTGGCTAGAGCTTTCCATTCATGCACCGAACTGCGGGGACGGTTCTATCTCGTAGGTGGTCTCCTAGCAGGAGGAGCGAGAGAGCCCAGCAGCGATACGGTGGTTTTCGACCCAGCTAGGGGCCAGGCCGTACGATTGGGAGCCCGGGGCAGCCCCCCGCGCAGTCACCACGACGCGGCACCCGTGGACGGGCGTTGGCTCTGCGTGGTGGGCGGCTGGGACGGGTCTCGCCGCTTGGCCACAGTGACCGCACTGGACACAGAGCGCGGTGTGTGGGAGGCGTGGACAGGGACCCCTGGTGACTGCCCCCCCGCCGGCCTCAGTAGTCACACCTGCACCCGAATCTCTGACCGAGAGCTGCAGGTGGCTGGCCGGGAGGGCGGTATCCACACTCAGCGACGCTATGGAAGCATCTACACATTAAGGCTGGACCCCAGCGCCCGCACCTATTG CTACAAGCAAGAAGGCTGCCACACAGCCTCACGCTCAGGTCACTGTGCGGCCCTGCTCCAAACTCCTGGACCCCATCCAGGTCATCAGCTATTGCTCTTTGGAGGTTGCAACTTAGCTGAACCAGAAGTAGCTGGGCATTGGAGTCATGGGAAAATTAAG GAGGAACCACCTGTTGCTCCTCATTTGATGGAACAGCTTGCAAGGCTTGTGAGCAGTGGGCAGGGGTCCCAGAAGGGGCCCCATGGACTACGGCATCACTCATGTTCTGTGGTCGGGCCCTTTGCTGTGCTGTTTGGTGGAGAAACTCTGACCAGAGCTAGAGACACCATCTGCAATGATCTCTACATCTATGATACCC GCACATCTCCTCCTCTGTGGTTCCACTTCCCCTGTGCAGATCGTGGGATGAAACGCGTGGGCCATCGCACCTGCCTTTGGAATGATCAGCTTTACCTGGTTGGGGGTTTTGGTGAGGATGGCAGGACAGCCAGTCCACAGGTTTGCATCCTGGACTTTATCTAA
- the KLHDC9 gene encoding kelch domain-containing protein 9 isoform X3, with product MEQLARLVSSGQGSQKGPHGLRHHSCSVVGPFAVLFGGETLTRARDTICNDLYIYDTRTSPPLWFHFPCADRGMKRVGHRTCLWNDQLYLVGGFGEDGRTASPQVCILDFI from the exons ATGGAACAGCTTGCAAGGCTTGTGAGCAGTGGGCAGGGGTCCCAGAAGGGGCCCCATGGACTACGGCATCACTCATGTTCTGTGGTCGGGCCCTTTGCTGTGCTGTTTGGTGGAGAAACTCTGACCAGAGCTAGAGACACCATCTGCAATGATCTCTACATCTATGATACCC GCACATCTCCTCCTCTGTGGTTCCACTTCCCCTGTGCAGATCGTGGGATGAAACGCGTGGGCCATCGCACCTGCCTTTGGAATGATCAGCTTTACCTGGTTGGGGGTTTTGGTGAGGATGGCAGGACAGCCAGTCCACAGGTTTGCATCCTGGACTTTATCTAA
- the KLHDC9 gene encoding kelch domain-containing protein 9 isoform X2, which produces MAVAVPPGRAAGSGWAWRPVARDALLARAFHSCTELRGRFYLVGGLLAGGAREPSSDTVVFDPARGQAVRLGARGSPPRSHHDAAPVDGRWLCVVGGWDGSRRLATVTALDTERGVWEAWTGTPGDCPPAGLSSHTCTRISDRELQVAGREGGIHTQRRYGSIYTLRLDPSARTYCYKQEGCHTASRSGHCAALLQTPGPHPGHQLLLFGGCNLAEPEVAGHWSHGKIKSFLSPQGGTTCCSSFDGTACKACEQWAGVPEGAPWTTASLMFCGRALCCAVWWRNSDQS; this is translated from the exons ATGGCGGTGGCCGTGCCCCCGGGTCGGGCCGCAGGCtcaggctgggcctggaggcCAGTGGCGCGGGACGCGCTTTTGGCTAGAGCTTTCCATTCATGCACCGAACTGCGGGGACGGTTCTATCTCGTAGGTGGTCTCCTAGCAGGAGGAGCGAGAGAGCCCAGCAGCGATACGGTGGTTTTCGACCCAGCTAGGGGCCAGGCCGTACGATTGGGAGCCCGGGGCAGCCCCCCGCGCAGTCACCACGACGCGGCACCCGTGGACGGGCGTTGGCTCTGCGTGGTGGGCGGCTGGGACGGGTCTCGCCGCTTGGCCACAGTGACCGCACTGGACACAGAGCGCGGTGTGTGGGAGGCGTGGACAGGGACCCCTGGTGACTGCCCCCCCGCCGGCCTCAGTAGTCACACCTGCACCCGAATCTCTGACCGAGAGCTGCAGGTGGCTGGCCGGGAGGGCGGTATCCACACTCAGCGACGCTATGGAAGCATCTACACATTAAGGCTGGACCCCAGCGCCCGCACCTATTG CTACAAGCAAGAAGGCTGCCACACAGCCTCACGCTCAGGTCACTGTGCGGCCCTGCTCCAAACTCCTGGACCCCATCCAGGTCATCAGCTATTGCTCTTTGGAGGTTGCAACTTAGCTGAACCAGAAGTAGCTGGGCATTGGAGTCATGGGAAAATTAAG TCCTTTCTTTCTCCCCAAGGAGGAACCACCTGTTGCTCCTCATTTGATGGAACAGCTTGCAAGGCTTGTGAGCAGTGGGCAGGGGTCCCAGAAGGGGCCCCATGGACTACGGCATCACTCATGTTCTGTGGTCGGGCCCTTTGCTGTGCTGTTTGGTGGAGAAACTCTGACCAGAGCTAG